AATAGGTGTTGGTCACATGAACTGGAGCGACATTAGCAGTTTTATACTTTTTCATCtgtatttccgaacgaatttctaaaggaattccttaaaacatTTCCGAGGAATCTGATATGAGCCAGCCGtgggctgaaaatctcattaataaagacattaAAATTTCCGAGGAATGTGCTAAAGGAACTcgtaaaagaatttacaaaggaatcgtcaaatgattttctgaaggaatatccgtacgaagttctgaaggaattcccgaagaaagtcccaaacaaatttccggaacaattcttgaagaagtttACTAAAGTTCCTCTAAAGAAATTACTAATTAAAATCgatcgaattttcgaagaaattttaaaagaatatctGCAAAAATCTCCAAAGTGTTTTACGAAGGATacctaaaggattttttttatgaaattctggaggaagttccgaaggagtCAGGGCCATAAATCAAAACCATACaaaaggtggctgggtttgattcccgatcaggtctagggaattttcgggttggaattttttttacctCCCTGGGCATATAAATGTATTAACAACAGTGGAAGTGCTTTATTAACACTAAactgcaaggcggcaatgtgcTAGTGGGATATGCAACctctgccaataagaagaaaaagatgacgagaaaaaatgttgtgaGGCCatcaataatttcttttgaaaaacgtGTTTCGTTTGACTTTGATTATCTTGCTGCAAAAATCTGTTTATGGCGCTTTtatttttacttcaaaattAATGTAGAGTACCTGgaaaaatacttgaaaaatatgggaattttgtttttacaattgAGTATACACCTTGTTCCACTAAAATTTAGAATTTATAagggaaattttcgaattttcaaggaaaatttttagatttctactgGAGGTTCTTAGTATtgtcctcaaggaattcttcaaaagttccattGGAAAACATTTGAAACAGGAAAGGGTCGTCGACCAAATAACTTTGGGCTAGCTGGACTTCGGTCAAATAATGTGCTTGGTCAAACTACATATTTGGcctaacaactttcggccttgtggctttcggccaaattactttctaccaaacgacaaaaattctatttcagcgagaaattctcactcaaattctcaaattctCAATTCTCAAAAAACTCAcagtttttcttagtttttacggagaggttttcgaaattttaatggtaattctcaaggaaatcattggtatgttcacgaaaaattctctggagttccAACGTGATGATGTGGGAATcattcgggaaattctacgaaaattcgtttgaatcttcgatatttccacgaaaaattctgcggacttcttgaaatttaaatcggcgtggaaaaatatagatcagcggcgtgacaaaattttaaacggcggcgcgccgatgcaaaaatgccggcggcggcggcgagacaaaaactgtcggcggcgcacacctctacttacattatcatctgagcacagtaTATTATCTTTCCTTGCGGAAAGATATATTAACCGGTGTTCAGTGTTCAGATTTCCATCGGTTTGGCTGGCAATGACTCCAAAACGTGCACTCGTCGGTTGAGAAACTCTCTCAGTTCATATAGACTCTAGATTCTTCTAGACTCTTCCCTAGATTCTAGAGAATCCCTTTCTTTGGACGATGAAAAATCTTCCCATCCTTATACTCTGGTGGCTGGACAACCTGGTCGAGAGTTCGAACAATTCGCTCAAAACCTTCTAGAGATCAAGTCCCATGACGATTTAAACACGgttgtgaggcactggctagagcgctgcgcCGGGTCATTGCCAacatttgggaggaggaagttttaccgcaggagtggatggaagaggTGCCGCgtgttccatctacaaaaagggcgattagctggaatgtagcaactaccgcgcaatcacattgctgaacgccgcctacaattttatgccgtcgactagcaccaattgcaagagagttcgtggggcagtatttaccaggcgggttttatggtcgagcgctccaccacggaccaggtgttggccattcgccaagtattgcagaaatgccacgaatacaacgtgcccacacatcatctattcatcgatttCTGTTGGATCTTTCAAAAGTGGACTGTATAGGTTATTCTTTGGATAGTGGATTGTGGAAGCAGATCTGGTGGTTCTCACCGCGGCGTCGCGTCGTACGCTGGCACTCACTCTCTCGCGTCACTGGCGACGCGACGGTTGCTCCTTCGCTGGTTCAACCTGGTTAAATAGACGTCGTGTCGGTGCTGCTGGTGTTGTTTATATTCCTGTCGTCTAAGCGTTGATTGCATCCAACGATAATTTGAGGCATATAATGTTGGTGGTTGACAAATCCATCTTTCAGCCCGCCTGAACAACTTCAAAGcgtcaaagccgcatatgatacaatcgatcgggaccaactaaggcagctaatgcacgaacacgtatgatcaaggcgacgatggatcaggtgatgtgcgcagttagagtttcaggggcactctcgagtcccttcgaaacccgcagagtgttacggcaaggtgatggtctttcgtgtctgctattcaacatcgctttggaaagggtaatacgaagagcagggattaacacgagtggtacaatttttaaTAAGTCCGTCCTGCTAGATCTCGCTGACGGCATAGATGTTATGGCatgtaactttgagaaaatggaagaaggctacatcagactgaagagggaggctaaacggatcggactagtcatcaacacgtcgaggacgaagtacatgatacgaagaggttcaagagaagacaatgtgagccacccaccgcgagtttgcatcggtggtgacgatatcgaggtggtagaagaatttgtgtacttgggttaGTATATCTTTCCGCTGcgcatcggatcgttgtcgagaaccatctggaaatccgtgttcgtgcattagctgccttaGCTGGTCCccatcgattgtatcatatgcggctttgaagttgtTCAGTCCGCATGGCGAGCTGAAAGATGGATTTGTCAACCACCAACATTACATACCTCAAATCATCGTTGGATGCAATCGACGCTTAGACGACAGGAATATAAACAACACCAGCAGCATCGACACGAAGTCTATTCAACCAGGTTGAACCAGCGACGGAGGAACCGTCGCGTCGCGATGCCGCGGTGAGTACCACCAGCTCTGCTTCCATAATCCACTATCCAAAGAATCACCTATGCAGTCAACTTTTGAAAGATCCAACAGaaatcgatgaatagatgatgtgtgggcacgttgtaatCGTGGCATTTCTAcaatacttggcgaatggccaacacctggtccgtggtggagcgctcgaccataaaacccgcctggtactgcccccacgaactctcttgcaattggtgctagtcgacggcataaaattgtacgcggcgttcagcaatgtgattgcgcggtagttgctacattccagcttatcgccctttttgtagatgggacacatgacacctcccaagtaacatttttggattTATAACGGTCATGGAAACCATTATTTGCTTTACAAGTCTTCCATAAAACCGTTATAAAACCCGAATGTTACTGGggcttccatccactcctgcggtaaaacttcctcctccaaaatcttggtaatgacccagtgcagcgctctagccagtgcctcacaacCGTGTTTAAATCGTCATGGGACTTGATCTCGACTAACGTTTCACCTGAGAAAGCTTAGTGTCCTCGTTGAAGTTCTCAATGAACTCCCAAATATCCTGCAACAAGGACTGCACCTCTGTAAGCCTCGCTATCAGCTGCTTCAGTGAGTGCTTCTTGATGGATGATCCGGCTGGCGGCATGGTTGACGTTACAGTGCACCAGTAACAGAACAAGAAATATGGAGGTGTGATATTCCGCGCATACGCCTAGCTTGGCTGTCATATACTAATTTGTTCACTAACCAGGCAAAACATGCGATTACGCCTAACGAAAACGACTCAATCACCGAGGATTAACAGTCCAAAGTCTTACACGTCAACAAATTCGTCTCAATAAGTAGTATGAAGGGAAGCGAAGAGGAGGAAAATATGttgtagtaaaaaaaataaatgccaCGGCTGGACGTATACTGTTGTGGCTTACCCAGACAACAAACATCTGCACTAATCAAGCTGGCGCCAATTACAAAATGTCCCAATATTCGGAAATCAATTGTCACTAATTCAATCAATAGACTCGGCAGAGTACACAAGGATCACGTATGAAAAATGAGTCAAAGAGGATATAATTCAAATCAACAGGTCGCCTTGCCTCGGCGACATATAATACCATAATATGTATTTACCTGGACAAAAACGTGCTGATGCTGCCTCTTCTCATTCGTTCGCTACGATGACGGTAGTTTCCGAAAGTATCTTCATGCGATGACGTAGAAGGATGATCGATGCCACGAAATCTTCAAATGCAAATGCCGCCAATCGAAACGAAATTGTGTCCATCGACACCAGACAGTCCTGTCCGGGATAGGCCCGTTGTcaaaatccagaaaaaatggTCGAAATATTTTGGTGTCAGTAGAATGAAGGGAACCCTTCGACTGGACACAtaggagaacggtccaaaatgcaccccttaagctttttcgatgttttcgcccatacaaacaaaaatacccaaccgtttcaacgtataggtgcaaaatttacaaacccagctacatttcacaatgatctcctattcaaaacaataaggttttcatgactttctaacgcatttaaaaaatgttttaaaaataggcctggggcaaaacgcccgaatggtggtctaaaatgactcaattgcatgccaaatgatggtgaacgcatggttgtttgtattttcttaatggattgagctACAATCTTACGAATGTGgttgaagaatagcaaatcggtaaatttgagagaatatgaagggattttgctagatttttccaatggagctcaatgatggataactaattatgaattgtaatggtaatattcattcataaatgtactacaacagattatatgagtgattttatgagggaggccattttgccccaggggtggattttggaccgttctcccatACTTGATCTTGTGTATTTACCTGGAAGACAAGTGCAGGAGCTATgccagtttcttctggagttgATGCCTtggtaggctgaccatacgtaccgtatttaacaggacagtcccgtttttagGACCTTATTGGGCTGTCCCGTCATAATCTAAAGAattctcaatttgtcccgttttttcatcgaTTAGCTCAAAGAGCTCCAATATattatttaaacaaattcaatattttaggcaggaatctaaaaccaaatataggAAAGTGGGCGAAAGCCATCAAAAAAGTTTGAGATGTgatgttattagtgttgcttttaaaagaatgctatcTATGTTGTTTTGGATTTTACATGGATCGATGAATTGAAACATTAAGATTCATTCAAAgtatttctgaataattctgataTTTATGGaaacaattaaaattacattttaataatattctttccttgttgagattcttgttattcttatacgcagattttccctcACTTATATTCATTGAAAAGGGTTTTAGCTCGGGAAATCAATaatcttcagaaaaaaaatgtcaagctgtttttagtggaatgtattcaaccgtttaagatgagttaagtactctccatttaattccactatgttTTGATATCTtacgcagatacgtatttcgacctgagTCTTGTATTTGACTTGAATGACTAATCTTACCATATTGCtctttttgaatttgttttttgacatatttttcttcttaattttttttatctctcCAATGCCCAGACCTGTTTTAGATAGtattttgactattttttgtcattttcaatagttcaggATTGGAATAGTTTCTGATATTGATAAGTAATCAAACCCTGAATGAATGTTTAAgagtgaattaaaataaaatttcaaaatgccacaatttttaaaaaatattttgagaaatgcgtaattttttgttcctttttttgtttttgtccgCGTTCCTTTGAAGAATCAAATATTTGTGgtttaatatttttcaacaactaacttaatacaatagaaggTTTATGTTATCCAGTCTAAAATATTTCACTAACttcttacacggaaaatgaaaactAAGCGTATAAATTTTGAAACTTCCACGGCTCTTGAATTTTGTCAAAAGGcgttttgacatgtcccgttttgcaagtgagtttgtcccgttttttcaccgaaatgatctggtcagcctacgcCTTGGCCGTCCACATAGAATTGAACCATTAAATCCCAGTAATGTCGAATTAAAGCTTCATATAGTGTCCGCTAAACGATGGAATTCAGTAATTAGTTACACTTCCGAAAtccaagctcggtgaactcgtgCATGCAGTTTCCAAAATGGTATAGACTTTAGAATATGATATTTTCCCAGAATCGGCTGGACATAtagtaaacggtgtttactagggtggctcaaattagtatgggaaaaacttttttcaatttttttgatgggccgccctcttattcggttctatttgatgccctgatgctctggacaaaatttcagccaaatcggtcaacgtttgggcggtgctaaactcgttggaagtttatatggaaaaatgtatgcagaaacatccaaaaacagtgatttgcagttggacggcacaacttatgatgaagaactatgatacccATTCAGATCtttaagaatttaatacagaatgttatgcagaaaaccgcgagaagattagagtttgcccggctaagttattggcatttctctgaagtggggtttgagcaaatttcgtttcttttacctttgaaaagaaataaattcacccctacaacactccagtaaaatgctaatatctttgcgtaataaactctaatcttctcgcggttttcagcataacattctgtatttaattctacaagaactgaatgagtatcatggttcttaatcgtaaattgtgtcgtccaactgcaaatcactgtttatcaatgtttctgcatacatttttccatataaacttccaacaagtttagcaccgcccaaacgttgaccaatttggctgaaattttgtccagagcatcagggcatcaaatagaaccgattgaatgggcggcccatcaaaaaatttgaaaaagtgttttttgagccaccctagtctTTACTAACCGGACCGAAAATGATGTCCAATCCAAGTCACCGTAATGGTTGAGAATAATGGCGGTTATCCTTTCCAGCTATTCAGTGTTTTGTTCCTTTGTAGCATTGAATCCTGTCATCCATAAAAACAATCGCCGTACTCAATCCCTTTCTTGGCAGGTAAAATCGCACCAACCAGCCTGTGTTTCATAGGTTATCCTTCCTGGTCCCGATTATCCGGGATATTCAACTTCTAATCCACATAAACCAATTAATTCACATAAATTTCAATGTGAGGAGCTCTTCTTATGCCTTGGACGACTTGCATGCATTTTTCTTTCCACTTACCAAAAAACCCGCGATTATTTAGACAAGGTAGTTACACTAACTCATAATTTGAAAATGGAGCTAAAAATGTGGATAACATCGAACATAGAAACAAATTGGAAACACACTCTTAATGCGAGGCAGTCCAAAAGGTTCATCACACCTAATATTTCTGTGACCCGAAAAATCTTAGAGCTTTCCAAAAAAGATCTTAGAACATATGCGGGCGTAATAACAGGTCATTGTCCAAGCCGTTATGACTTGAAGCaactgaaaaaaattgaagatgatTCATGTCAATTCTGTGGCCTGGATAAAGAAGTCTCGGAACACATTGTATGCCATTGCCcggcaattttcaaaaaaaagaataaagttcTTCTACTAAGGGATATTAGAACCCTATGAAGTTTGGAGAATAACACCCAATCTGGCGGTGCAGTTTATTAGAAATGTTCTACCAGACTGGAAAAAGGCTACGAGTCACATTTGACGGTcattctaaatagtggcttgaCATTGTGTGGTCGTAGTGATAACGATACCCAACACGGaaaaaaactaatgatttattgACGACGACAACGGGTTTGTTCTGTGCACTTACATATTATATTTGTTCTTAAAACTAGACAAATTAAAATTGTGCGTATGCTCGGTGCCCAAGTGTTTCCGACGGCTTCTATTGGACTGGTTATTGCATCGTAAACTCTTCTAGAGGGTTACGATCAGGTAGGGCAAGGTATTTACGAAAGTAAACCGAACGTGGTTCATCCACGAGTTGGACACTCATTCTCCTAATTTCTGCTATCACTGCACTTTGGCAGCAATCTGCAACGATGTTCGGGCTGCCAAGCGATCCATACTCTAGTGGTAGAAACGCAGGAAACAATTGGTTTCAGGTGATGAGTCACAGGAATTGTTAGATGCAATATCGAAACCATCCATCCAATCTGCAACCTATAGTGAGGAGTGGGTGAGATTCGAGCCAACACTGAACAAGCTAGTTTTGTagctgaagaagactattttgGGTTATATGAGGGCTTTACCGATCTTCAATGTTTGTTGAGCTCcaccaaaaattccaaaaattaaaagaaaattcttctaaattccaaagaatatctcTTGGAATTTCTAActaatttccttagaaattatgAATACATAGAATCTTTCCAGTAAAATAGATCAGATACTTAGGAGATTTTCCCGGCATAACTCAAAAGATTGTCCTGCACGCACAGTagaaagtatgctcttttgggcagaaatacactctttgcgggagaatgggactacccacaaaaggagtaaaatttgatgcatgtttttatgcataaatgttaatcatttgtgaataaaagatagtcataattgtgcataatatttattcctttttatgtgtagtcccattctcccacgaaagagcgtactttgaagtcataattgaatactttatagtcaaaagagcatacttcaaagtcttttgtgtgtaaacttttttagTAGTGTGGGGAAATTCGAGATATTTTCACGCTGATTTAGATGAATTTTATAGTGAAATTACTAAATTTGtccggcgaaattcaaaagattctctcGGTGAAGTCTCAAAAAACTTATTAAAACAAACGTTTTTTTGGCATTCTTCATACTAATGTATCCTAAATTTAaggcaaataaaaatataataaaaaaaacatttcgaaCGGAAttgtttatatattttttaatttgatcgtTATTGTTACTTTCAATTTAATTGGCGAATTTCGGTAAATTTCCCAAGCCGATTGATACAAAAACCACAAAAATTCATCTTAAGACGATGGCACTATTAACGACCAAAATCTGATCTCTTTTTCGACGGCCAaaattttttaaactattaTTTTTAACTCCTTGTATTCGCACCTTCCTCTTAGACGTAGCTTATACTTCAAAAACCGCGAGAAAAGCGGCCCTGGTGTACGCATTTGGTTACATTCCAACGTCAATTTTATAGCAAAACTGGATCGTATTTTTATACAGTATTGACTCATACAACACTCGTGATAAGGAACATTGTacataatataatatttttacAACAGTATTCATATTCTCTGAGTTTCCTACAGTAATAATTCTACTACAAGGTGCAAGTAATCCGTACTGCCAGTGGACCGACTGTAACTCCTATTGTGTTTAGTTTGACGGAAATATTAAACAAACGATGAAGCTGCTTCAGCTTCTAGCCCTCTGCATACAGTTCAATGCAGTGCCATGTACGTTGGCACTTAATCCAATATCACCATGCCCGAGAACATTCCAATACATCAAGGATCTTAAATTTCATAACGTTTATGGTGTCCTAACCGTTGATGGTTATCGATCCGGATTCAATAATACTTTGGAAGTAATCCTTTCAAAACCATCGATCATGGTAGGTATGCTTTTGTTATTGTAATCACTCCACTTTTAAACAAATGGACCCACCAGCACTCAACAGGATCATTGGAGCTGTTGAACATACACGACCTTCCACGTAGACCGGCTAAATTGCGAGTATTATTGTCTCATCCTCTACCCTTGTTGGTGTCCATCAAATTGAACGGAATGATTATATGTAGCGGACCACCAGCACAAGGTCAAAGGATTACTACCATCAAGTTGAATCATTACACCAATTTGCAAGCGATGTCAGTGGTGAACGAATTCAATGACAACGACAATTTCGATAGTGTGGAGAAATATGAACTTTTAAGTACTGCGGCACCTTCATGGAATAATGTGAAATTCGGTAACGCAGGGCAGGAATCACTTGAATATAAACAGATCTGTGGTCAACCGGTTAACCGCGCCGTTCCGTTGATGTTCAAAGGGACGAAAACACATCGAGACGAGTGGCCCTGGTTGTGTGCTTTATATTATAAAAACAAAGACCTTGGCTCGCTGCAATTTCGCTGCGGGGCGACATTGATATCAAACAAAGTTTTGCTAACAGCTGCACATTGTTTGTTGACGGAGAACGGCAATACCCGACTGCAAGCGAGCGATATATTGGTATCGCTGGGGCGTTACAATATCATGGATTGGACAGAGATAGGCGCGAAAACAATCAACCCCCGTGCCTTAGTGGTGCATTCGGCCTTCCGAAACGATGGTTTTGATTACGATATTGGAGCAATAATACTTCCAAACGAAATCAACTATTCAAACTCGATTAGACCAATATGTATGTGGACAGGATCAAATGATCAATCTAACATTGTCGGTCAGCAAGGAGTAGTTGTTGGCTGGGGCTTCTCAGAATCAGGGATAATTTCTGACGTTCCCAAAAGCGCCCAAGTGCCAATTGCGTCAGAGGT
The nucleotide sequence above comes from Armigeres subalbatus isolate Guangzhou_Male chromosome 3, GZ_Asu_2, whole genome shotgun sequence. Encoded proteins:
- the LOC134226791 gene encoding serine protease gd-like, translated to MKLLQLLALCIQFNAVPCTLALNPISPCPRTFQYIKDLKFHNVYGVLTVDGYRSGFNNTLEVILSKPSIMHSTGSLELLNIHDLPRRPAKLRVLLSHPLPLLVSIKLNGMIICSGPPAQGQRITTIKLNHYTNLQAMSVVNEFNDNDNFDSVEKYELLSTAAPSWNNVKFGNAGQESLEYKQICGQPVNRAVPLMFKGTKTHRDEWPWLCALYYKNKDLGSLQFRCGATLISNKVLLTAAHCLLTENGNTRLQASDILVSLGRYNIMDWTEIGAKTINPRALVVHSAFRNDGFDYDIGAIILPNEINYSNSIRPICMWTGSNDQSNIVGQQGVVVGWGFSESGIISDVPKSAQVPIASEVDCIRSDIGFQLTTSKRTFCAGGQGAGPCQGDSGSGLFIKREGRWVLRGIVSYALTDPDTGKCDTRKYTVYTDVAKYHEWMEEQNIQVS